In Oreochromis niloticus isolate F11D_XX linkage group LG18, O_niloticus_UMD_NMBU, whole genome shotgun sequence, one genomic interval encodes:
- the LOC100708670 gene encoding uncharacterized protein LOC100708670 isoform X2, whose product MILLPHLDSFTSADTFNSRQVFVAVCLTVGGGSYLIFGSGTKLYVTDEQVVKPVVSVYPAASRAHLEGNSSLLCVASAMFPPLVQFSWKRQKKNGGEAEELPPAEGEQLELRESGRTIAIRMVDGSDSDTYKYSCWVKHEGGTVEAQTQQEVPAPAASCPPEREPADLPALQPADLSFQSQCRVKLLCLLYTVLIVKSLVYCCGLSLLMILTNKGPSTNCTHAD is encoded by the exons ATGATCCTGCTTCCTCATTTGGACTCATTCACCTCAGCTGACACATTCAACAGCAGACAGGTTTTTGTAGCAGTCTGTCTCACTGTGGGAGGAGGTAGCTACCTCATCTTTGGCTCTGGAACTAAACTCTATGTAACAg ATGAGCAGGTAGTGAAGCCCGTGGTGAGCGTGTACCCAGCAGCATCCAGAGCCCACCTGGAGGGGAACAGCTCCCTGCTGTGTGTGGCCTCAGCCATGTTTCCTCCTCTGGTCCAGTTCTCCTggaaaagacagaagaagaacGGCGGAGAAGCGGAGGAGCTGCCCCCTGCTGAGGGAGAGCAGCTGGAGCTCAGAGAGTCGGGACGCACCATTGCCATCAGGATGGTTGATGGGAGTGATTCTGACACATATAAATACAGCTGCTGGGTGAAGCACGAGGGGGGCACAGTGGAGGCCCAAACACAACAAG AGGTTCCAGCTCCAGCAGCCTCCTGTCCTCCAGAGAGAGAGCCAGCAGACCTGCCAGCTCTGCAGCCAGCTGACT TGTCCTTCCAGTCTCAGTGCAGGGTGAAGCTGCTCTGCCTGCTGTACACAGTGCTGATAGTGAAGAGTCTGGTGTACTGCTGTggactctctctgctgatgatcCTCACAAACAAGGGACCGTCCACCAACTGCACACATGCTGACTGA